Proteins encoded within one genomic window of Deferribacterota bacterium:
- a CDS encoding amidohydrolase, with amino-acid sequence MKKKIIYIIAVALFTVLNAFYIHSAQITTEKLDESIKKDFTTRLFKIYKHLHQNPELSGSEKETSKILAKEMRELGYDVTENIGGYGIAAILKNGDGPTVLIRTDMDALPVKEKTGLSYASKATVIDKDGKKTGVMHACGHDIHMTVWLGVAKQLIRLRDKWSGTVIMIGQPAEETGEGSKAMLVDGLYERFGKPDYNFALHVAPDLETGKIRYVSGYAMANVDSVDIIVKGIGGHGAYPHITKDPIVLASRIVIALQTIISREISPLEPAVITVGSFHGGTKYNVIPSSAKLELTVRSFSDETREYLLNAIKRTAKYTALSYDIKKENLPIVKLREGFTPALYNDPQLVSETVSVLKNYLGEDALVQGEPSMGGEDFSRYGKYKGYIPSFLFWLGSVDKNKIERAKEEGVKLPGLHSPYFAPKPKPTIITGIKAMTLSVLSKLSHQDMNKN; translated from the coding sequence ATGAAGAAAAAAATTATATATATAATCGCTGTAGCATTATTTACAGTTTTAAACGCTTTTTATATACATTCAGCCCAAATTACTACAGAGAAGTTAGATGAGTCTATAAAAAAAGATTTTACCACAAGATTGTTTAAAATATATAAGCATTTACATCAAAACCCAGAACTCTCTGGAAGCGAAAAAGAAACATCTAAAATTTTAGCTAAAGAGATGCGAGAACTTGGTTATGATGTTACAGAAAATATAGGTGGTTATGGTATAGCGGCTATTCTTAAAAATGGGGATGGACCAACAGTATTAATTAGAACGGATATGGATGCACTCCCTGTAAAAGAAAAGACTGGATTATCCTATGCTTCTAAAGCCACAGTTATAGATAAAGATGGTAAAAAAACTGGTGTAATGCATGCATGTGGGCATGATATTCATATGACTGTATGGTTAGGTGTAGCAAAACAACTTATTAGATTAAGAGATAAATGGAGCGGTACAGTTATAATGATAGGCCAGCCTGCTGAAGAAACAGGAGAGGGTTCAAAGGCAATGTTAGTCGATGGGCTGTATGAAAGATTTGGTAAACCTGACTATAATTTTGCACTTCATGTAGCCCCAGATCTAGAGACTGGAAAAATTAGATATGTTTCTGGTTATGCAATGGCAAATGTTGATTCAGTTGATATTATAGTAAAAGGTATCGGTGGCCACGGAGCATATCCGCACATAACAAAAGATCCTATAGTTTTGGCTTCAAGAATAGTAATTGCTTTGCAGACAATAATTTCTAGGGAAATATCTCCATTAGAGCCCGCAGTAATAACGGTGGGTTCTTTTCATGGAGGTACAAAATATAATGTTATACCATCTAGTGCAAAACTAGAGCTAACGGTGAGGTCTTTTAGTGATGAAACAAGAGAATATTTATTAAATGCTATTAAGAGAACTGCAAAATATACAGCGCTATCATATGACATTAAGAAAGAAAATTTACCAATAGTAAAATTAAGGGAGGGGTTTACGCCTGCCCTATATAATGACCCACAATTAGTAAGTGAAACTGTAAGTGTTTTAAAAAATTATCTTGGTGAAGATGCATTAGTTCAGGGAGAGCCCTCAATGGGAGGCGAAGATTTTAGTAGATACGGTAAATATAAAGGTTATATACCATCTTTTTTATTTTGGCTTGGCTCTGTTGATAAAAATAAAATAGAAAGGGCAAAAGAAGAGGGCGTCAAATTACCTGGTCTTCACTCACCATATTTTGCACCAAAACCAAAACCAACAATTATAACTGGTATTAAGGCCATGACTTTATCTGTTTTATCAAAACTCTCACATCAAGATATGAATAAAAATTAG